A single Chaetodon trifascialis isolate fChaTrf1 chromosome 18, fChaTrf1.hap1, whole genome shotgun sequence DNA region contains:
- the LOC139346700 gene encoding acyl-protein thioesterase 1-like yields MCGNNMSAPLPAIVPAARKATAAVIFLHGLGDTGHGWAEAFAGIRIPHVKYICPHAPTMPVSLNMKMSMPSWFDIYGLSPDADEDVNGIKRASENIKALIDQEVKNGIPSHRIILGGFSQGGALSLYTALTTQQKLAGVVALSCWLPLRNSFPQASDNSANKDMHVLQCHGDADPLVPFMFGSQTAEKMKSLIDPSNITFKSYRGLPHSACPEEMVDVKRFIEKQLPPISDE; encoded by the exons ATGTGCGGCAATAACATGTCAGCGCCCTTACCTGCCATTGTGCCTGCTGCCCGGAAAGCCACTGCGGCG gtgATATTTCTGCACGGCCTTGGTGATACTGG GCATGGCTGGGCAGAAGCTTTCGCAGGCATCAGGATACCACATGTGAAATACATCTGTCCACACGC TCCCACCATGCCTGTTTCTTTGAACATGAAAATGTCCATGCCCTCTTG GTTTGACATCTATGGCTTGAGCCCAGATGCAGATGAGGATGTGAATGGTATTAAAAGAGCATCAGAGAACA TTAAAGCCTTGATAGACCAAGAGGTGAAGAATGGAATACCTTCCCACAGAATCATCCTGGGTGGATTTTCACAG gGTGGAGCTCTGTCTCTCTACACGGCTTTGACAACCCAGCAGAAGCTGGCTGGGGTGGTTGCTCTGAGCTGCTGGCTCCCCCTCCGCAACTCCTTCCCTCAG GCTTCTGACAACAGTGCTAACAAGGACATGCACGTCCTACAATGCCACGGGGACGCTGACCCCCTGGTCCCCTTTATGTTTGGCAGCCAGACCGCAGAGAAGATGAAAAGCCTCATCGATCCATCCAACATCACCTTCAAGTCGTATCGGGGTCTACCTCACAGCGCCTGTCCTGAG GAAATGGTGGATGTCAAACGATTCATCGAGAAGCAGCTTCCTCCCATCAGTGACGAGTGA
- the mrpl15 gene encoding large ribosomal subunit protein uL15m, producing the protein MSFPKKPGGKALDVLQNLPRITLANLRPEPGARKAERRRGRGQHGGNRSGRGHKGERQRGTRPRLGFEGGHTPFYLAIPKYGYHEGHSRRPQYQPLSLKRLQYLIDLGRVDPTQPIDLTQLVNARGVTVQPLKRDFGVQLVDEGADSFAAKINIEVQRASEGAIAAIEKNGGVISTTFYDPISLGILIKPVPFFLRGQPIPKRMFPGEDMVPYYTNAENRGYLADPEKIQQARRALAQKYGYILPDISKDELYHMLSMRKDVRQIFFGLAPGWVVNMPEKKILKPTDEKLLKYYSS; encoded by the exons ATGTCTTTCCCAAAAAAACCTGGTGGTAAAGCTTTAGATGTGTTGCAGAATCTGCCGCGGATAACTTTAGCAAACTTGCGGCCTGAACCAGGAGCCAGAAAGGCG GAGAGACGGCGGGGCAGAGGACAACATGGTGGCAACAGAAGCGGTCGAGGGCATAAAGGAGAGCGACAGAGAGGCACCCGGCCTCGGCTGGGATTTGAGGGGGGTCACACTCCCTTTTATCTGGCCATTCCAAAATATGGCTATCATGAAGGACACAG TCGCCGTCCTCAGTACCAGCCTCTGTCGCTGAAACGTCTGCAGTACCTGATTGATCTGGGACGAGTCGACCCGACCCAGCCCATAGACCTGACCCAGCTAGTCAACGCCCGAGGAGTGACAGTCCAGCCTCTCAAGAGGGACTTTGGAGTCCAGCTCGTCGATGAG GGTGCTGATAGTTTTGCTGCAAAAATCAACATTGAGGTTCAGAGAGCTTCTGAAGGAGCAATAGCTGCTATTGAGAAGAACGGAGGGGTCATCAGCACCACTTTCTATGACCCTATAAGTCTTG GGATTCTCATCAAGCCCGTCCCCTTCTTCTTACGTGGGCAGCCTATTCCGAAGCGAATGTTTCCAGGGGAGGACATGGTCCCGTATTACACAAATGCTGAAAATCGGGGTTACTTGGCCGACCCAGAGAAAATCCAGCAGGCCCGGCGAGCCCTGGCACAGAAGTATGGATATATTTTGCCAGACATTTCAAAGGACGAACTGTATCACATGCTCTCCATGAGGAAGGATGTTCGACAGATCTTCTTTGGCCTCGCTCCAGGCTGGGTCGTGAACATGCCAGAGAAGAAGATCCTGAAGCCCACTGATGAGAAACTTCTGAAATATTACAGTTCATAG
- the sox32 gene encoding SRY-box transcription factor 32 produces the protein MRFNRDPAAFQLCANMFEGEDSGSADGEQLTEVRSPCSGPSSPLSVNSDSSCTSPEAKSSSAQQRVRRPLNAFIIWTKEERRRLAHLNPDLENTDLSKILGKTWKAMSLAEKRPYMQEAERLRVQHTIDYPNYKYRPRRRKQLKKSSKPSGADTSAALPSLCSSGFTVPYNLTYLLQNQQPSYPNTHAYPNSPAHFTPLSSSYPNAPVFPDTVAADAFPNKSEVFPNPPAYLAEPQVYFGSQHGHMQSSFSSSAGPHVDLVESRLYGGQLCPAGPSLEFYLEQIQLDMLYDLDRSEFEQYLGPSPHRPESVDPSSYHQHSSHREGRLLS, from the exons ATGCGTTTCAACCGCGATCCCGCCGCTTTCCAGCTCTGCGCAAACATGTTCGAAGGCGAAGACTCGGGCTCCGCAGACGGGGAGCAGTTGACCGAGGTGCGCTCGCCGTGTTCAGGGCCCTCCAGCCCGCTGTCCGTGAACTCGGACTCCAGCTGCACCAGCCCGGAGGCCAAGTCTTCCTCAGCGCAGCAGAGAGTCAGGAGGCCCCTGAACGCCTTCATCATCTGGACTAAAGAGGAGCGCAGGCGGCTGGCGCATCTTAACCCAGACCTGGAGAACACGGATCTGAGCAAAATCCTCG ggaaAACCTGGAAGGCCATGTCTCTGGCTGAGAAGCGTCCGTACATGCAGGAGGCCGAGCGTCTCAGGGTCCAGCACACCATCGACTATCCCAACTACAAGTACAGGCCCCGCCGgaggaagcagctgaagaagagctCCAAGCCTTCAGGTGCAGACACCTCCGCTGCCCTGCCGTCGCTCTGCAGCTCTGGCTTCACAGTGCCCTACAACCTCACCTACCTGCTCCAGAACCAGCAGCCGTCctacccaaacacacacgcttacCCAAACTCCCCAGCTCACTTCACCcctctgagcagcagctacCCAAACGCTCCAGTTTTTCCAGACACAGTAGCTGCAGACGCTTTCCCAAATAAGTCTGAGGTGTTCCCAAACCCACCGGCGTACCTCGCAGAGCCTCAGGTGTATTTTGGCAGCCAGCACGGGCACATGCAGTCGagtttctccagctctgcaggtCCCCATGTAGATTTGGTTGAGTCCAGGCTTTATGGGGGCCAGCTGTGTCCTGCCGGCCCCTCCCTGGAGTTTTACCTGGAACAGATTCAGCTGGACATGCTGTACGATCTGGACCGCAGCGAGTTTGAACAGTACCTGGGTCCGAGCCCTCACAGGCCTGAGTCAGTGGATCCCAGCAGCTACCATCAGCATAGCAGCCACAGAGAGGGACGCTTGCTGTCTTAA